Proteins encoded by one window of Arachis hypogaea cultivar Tifrunner chromosome 1, arahy.Tifrunner.gnm2.J5K5, whole genome shotgun sequence:
- the LOC112791492 gene encoding protein DNA-DAMAGE INDUCIBLE 1 isoform X2, whose product MKITVMTADEQILTLDVDPHESVENVKALLEVETSVPIQQQQLLFNGKEIRNSDKLSAIGVKDDDLLMMVSSGGGSGSSGGAASGTANELSLNADGSAVNPSAFQQHIRRDSNLIGQLFQSDPELAQAILGNDLNRLQEVLRMRHRQREELQRQKEEELALLYADPFDVEAQRKIEAAIRQKGIDENWAAALEHNPEAFARVVMLYVDMEVNGVPLKAFVDSGAQSTIISKSCAERCGLLRLLDQRYKGIAHGVGQSEILGRIHVAPIKIGSIFYPCSFLVLDSPNMEFLFGLDMLRKHQRKTYRHGFLMRKSLRRLQALAHKLHQGAIIHHQGASLLGELLATSLRTLNLKPKLQSLLS is encoded by the exons ATGAAGATCACTGTCATGACTGCTGATGAACAAATTCTCACTTTGGATGTCGATCCTCACGAATCT GTGGAAAACGTCAAGGCATTGCTGGAGGTTGAG ACAAGTGTCCCTATTCAGCAACAGCAACTACTCTTCAATGGGAAGGAGATTAGGAATTCTGACAAGTTAAGTGCCATAGGCGTGAAGGATGATGATTTGCTTATGATGGTCTCCTCCGGTGGTGGCAGTGGCAGCAGCGGCGGTGCTGCTAG TGGAACTGCCAATGAATTGAGTTTAAATGCCGATGGATCCGCTGTAAACCCCAGTGCTTTCCAGCAGCACATAAGACGTGATTCTAATTTGATAGGTCAGCTCTTTCAG AGCGATCCGGAGTTGGCGCAAGCTATTCTTGGGAATGATCTTAACAGATTGCAGGAAGTTTTGCGAATGCGTCATCGCCAAAGGGAAGAACTACAGCGTCAGAAAGAAGAAGAGCTT GCTCTTCTCTATGCGGATCCTTTTGATGTTGAAGCCCAAAGAAAGATTGAAGCTGCCATTCGCCAA AAAGGAATTGATGAAAACTGGGCAGCTGCATTGGAACATAATCCTGAAGCTTTTGCTAGAGTG GTTATGCTCTATGTTGATATGGAGGTTAATGGTGTCCCACTGAAG GCATTTGTGGATAGTGGAGCCCAGTCTACCATTATATCAAAAAGTTGTGCTGAGCGCTGTGG ATTGTTGAGACTCTTAGATCAGCGATACAAAGGTATTGCTCATGGAGTTGGTCAATCAGAAATATTAGGTCGAATACATGTAGCTCCAATCAAG attGGGAGTATATTTTACCCTTGCTCATTCTTAGTTCTGGATTCTCCCAATATGGAGTTCCTTTTTGGGCTTGATATGCTCCGAAAGCACCAG AGAAAGACATACCGTCACGGTTTCTTGATGAGGAAAAGTTTAAGGAGGCTTCAAGCTCTGGCGCACAA GTTACATCAGGGGGCAATAATCCATCACCAAGGGGCCAGTCTTCTG GGGGAGCTTCTGGCGACAAGTCTAAG GACTCTGAATTTGAAGCCAAAGTTGCAAAGCTTGTTGAGTTAG
- the LOC112791506 gene encoding uncharacterized protein, translating into MQSNMALSSMEVEAPPSEAKPLPPKPKFEPLKPHEMSDGQVQFRKVSVPQHRYNPLKKAWMDIYTPIYEQMKIDIRMNLKARKVELKTRPDTPDISNLQKCADFVHAFMMGFDVIDAIALLRMDELYVESFEIKDVKTLRGDHLSRAIGRLSGKGGKTKFAIENATKTRIVIADTKIHILGSFSNIKIARDSLCSLILGSPAGKVYSKLRAVTARLAERF; encoded by the coding sequence ATGCAGTCAAACATGGCTTTATCTTCGATGGAAGTAGAAGCTCCCCCTTCTGAGGCAAAACCATTACCTCCAAAGCCAAAGTTCGAGCCTTTGAAGCCTCATGAGATGTCGGATGGTCAGGTTCAGTTCAGGAAGGTGTCTGTTCCACAGCATCGCTACAACCCTCTCAAGAAAGCATGGATGGACATCTATACTCCCATATATGAACAGATGAAAATTGACATCCGCATGAATTTGAAGGCTCGGAAGGTTGAACTGAAGACAAGGCCAGATACACCCGATATTAGTAACCTGCAAAAATGTGCTGATTTTGTCCATGCTTTCATGATGGGCTTCGACGTCATAGATGCCATCGCTCTACTCCGTATGGATGAACTCTATGTCGAGTCCTTTGAGATCAAGGATGTTAAGACACTTAGAGGTGATCACTTGTCTCGCGCTATTGGAAGATTATCTGGTAAAGGCGGTAAAACTAAGTTTGCAATCGAAAATGCAACTAAGACAAGGATTGTGATTGCTGACACCAAAATACACATTTTGGGGTCATTTTCCAACATCAAAATTGCAAGGGATTCTCTTTGTAGCCTTATCCTGGGATCACCAGCAGGAAAGGTATATTCCAAACTAAGAGCGGTTACTGCTAGACTGGCAGAGAGGTTTTGA
- the LOC112791492 gene encoding protein DNA-DAMAGE INDUCIBLE 1 isoform X1, translating to MKITVMTADEQILTLDVDPHESVENVKALLEVETSVPIQQQQLLFNGKEIRNSDKLSAIGVKDDDLLMMVSSGGGSGSSGGAASGTANELSLNADGSAVNPSAFQQHIRRDSNLIGQLFQSDPELAQAILGNDLNRLQEVLRMRHRQREELQRQKEEELALLYADPFDVEAQRKIEAAIRQKGIDENWAAALEHNPEAFARVVMLYVDMEVNGVPLKAFVDSGAQSTIISKSCAERCGLLRLLDQRYKGIAHGVGQSEILGRIHVAPIKIGSIFYPCSFLVLDSPNMEFLFGLDMLRKHQCIIDLKDNVLRVGGGEVSVPFLHEKDIPSRFLDEEKFKEASSSGAQVTSGGNNPSPRGQSSGGASGDKSKDSEFEAKVAKLVELGFGRAAVIEALQLFNGNEEQAAGFLFGG from the exons ATGAAGATCACTGTCATGACTGCTGATGAACAAATTCTCACTTTGGATGTCGATCCTCACGAATCT GTGGAAAACGTCAAGGCATTGCTGGAGGTTGAG ACAAGTGTCCCTATTCAGCAACAGCAACTACTCTTCAATGGGAAGGAGATTAGGAATTCTGACAAGTTAAGTGCCATAGGCGTGAAGGATGATGATTTGCTTATGATGGTCTCCTCCGGTGGTGGCAGTGGCAGCAGCGGCGGTGCTGCTAG TGGAACTGCCAATGAATTGAGTTTAAATGCCGATGGATCCGCTGTAAACCCCAGTGCTTTCCAGCAGCACATAAGACGTGATTCTAATTTGATAGGTCAGCTCTTTCAG AGCGATCCGGAGTTGGCGCAAGCTATTCTTGGGAATGATCTTAACAGATTGCAGGAAGTTTTGCGAATGCGTCATCGCCAAAGGGAAGAACTACAGCGTCAGAAAGAAGAAGAGCTT GCTCTTCTCTATGCGGATCCTTTTGATGTTGAAGCCCAAAGAAAGATTGAAGCTGCCATTCGCCAA AAAGGAATTGATGAAAACTGGGCAGCTGCATTGGAACATAATCCTGAAGCTTTTGCTAGAGTG GTTATGCTCTATGTTGATATGGAGGTTAATGGTGTCCCACTGAAG GCATTTGTGGATAGTGGAGCCCAGTCTACCATTATATCAAAAAGTTGTGCTGAGCGCTGTGG ATTGTTGAGACTCTTAGATCAGCGATACAAAGGTATTGCTCATGGAGTTGGTCAATCAGAAATATTAGGTCGAATACATGTAGCTCCAATCAAG attGGGAGTATATTTTACCCTTGCTCATTCTTAGTTCTGGATTCTCCCAATATGGAGTTCCTTTTTGGGCTTGATATGCTCCGAAAGCACCAG TGTATAATTGATTTAAAAGATAATGTTTTACGAGTTGGTGGTGGAGAAGTTTCAGTGCCATTTTTGCATG AGAAAGACATACCGTCACGGTTTCTTGATGAGGAAAAGTTTAAGGAGGCTTCAAGCTCTGGCGCACAA GTTACATCAGGGGGCAATAATCCATCACCAAGGGGCCAGTCTTCTG GGGGAGCTTCTGGCGACAAGTCTAAG GACTCTGAATTTGAAGCCAAAGTTGCAAAGCTTGTTGAGTTAGGATTTGGAAGAGCTGCAGTAATAGAAGCTCTTCAATTATTTAATGGCAATGAGGAACAAGCAGCAGGATTTCTTTTTGGGGGCTGA